Proteins from a single region of Deinococcus malanensis:
- a CDS encoding AAA family ATPase, producing the protein MRPVKLDLQGFTAFRQYTTLDFTDLELFALVGPTGSGKSSLLDAMTFALYGHTERLGGSGLDALISQGERGLNVSLTFEAGGCTYRASRTKGRKQAENEVRFERLDDDGRWTNLSEGGMKGVNERIRQAVGLDFRTFTRSVMLPQGEFSRLLHGSGKDRQALLGELTGLDHVQAMQRVASDRTKELKHQSQTLNTLLDGEYAGVSPEAAAALRARREETDAHAERLTDTRERLLSQQHRLRDQEKVWRAREDALRRLGSLEARAASVQEGAERAARARRVAGVLPLLDAAERARIAQEREARELTRAQEAARVAGAAAAQAQTALQAAQQAESGIPELEAREGALREAEADAARLRRAGGTPQTTHPSPLPWDEDAHFAAREAAQKAERLRVERVQIETEKTALAAARARLQAEEQTQAREAAERDRVEREGRSAKVDLEAAQQALEAARLEAGLASHRAHLHAGDDCPLCGQTVHHLPNAPVVNLGALEDRVTALNATLQERRTRFSDLRSQLATRQKWLEEKRQENADWEAQLRQRETDLHGAEALLPGDPQTEALRLLAGLAARVREAGNDPAGARRTLLAEIQGLRTRVQAAQSALARAQGDAAAANATLGAAQSGAARRDADAQEAQSALHVALSSLRLSAEQARHAGLEEREIVALEEAARTHTAQIAQLQEALADLDRQLGAAPYDPAELTHVTRELTATEAELQNAREQAGRLAEQERALHERLERKAEIEIQAAEAGRHLDTWQTLTGTLKANEFQQYLLAEVEAQLLTRAGILLHEISDGRYRLALASGEYVVQDLWNAGEVRGVKTLSGGETFLASLSLAIALSDYLAGNRILGALFLDEGFGTLDPQALDAVAGALENLRTQGRMVGVVTHVESLSERLPSRLLVTKSVAGSSVQRLEG; encoded by the coding sequence ATGAGGCCCGTCAAGCTGGACCTGCAGGGATTCACGGCCTTCCGGCAGTACACGACCCTGGATTTCACCGATCTGGAACTGTTTGCGCTGGTCGGCCCTACCGGCAGCGGCAAGAGCAGCCTGCTCGACGCCATGACATTTGCGCTGTACGGCCACACCGAGAGGTTGGGAGGCAGCGGACTGGACGCACTGATCTCACAGGGCGAGCGGGGCCTGAACGTGTCGCTCACCTTCGAGGCCGGAGGCTGTACCTACCGCGCCTCGCGGACCAAGGGCCGCAAGCAGGCCGAGAACGAGGTGCGGTTCGAGCGCCTGGACGACGACGGGCGCTGGACCAACCTGTCCGAGGGCGGCATGAAGGGGGTCAACGAGCGCATCCGTCAGGCGGTTGGTCTGGACTTCCGGACCTTCACCCGCAGCGTGATGCTGCCGCAGGGCGAGTTCTCCAGGCTGCTGCACGGTTCCGGGAAGGACCGGCAGGCACTCCTGGGCGAGCTGACCGGACTGGACCACGTACAGGCCATGCAGCGCGTGGCGTCGGACCGCACCAAGGAACTCAAGCATCAGTCGCAGACCCTGAACACGCTGCTGGACGGGGAATACGCTGGGGTCTCGCCCGAGGCCGCAGCGGCCCTGCGCGCCCGGCGTGAGGAGACCGACGCGCACGCCGAACGCCTGACCGACACCCGTGAGCGGCTGCTGAGCCAGCAGCACCGCCTGCGTGACCAGGAAAAAGTCTGGCGTGCCCGTGAGGACGCCCTGCGCCGCCTGGGCAGCCTGGAAGCCCGGGCTGCCAGCGTGCAGGAGGGTGCCGAGCGTGCGGCGCGGGCGCGGCGGGTGGCCGGGGTCCTGCCCCTGCTGGACGCAGCCGAGCGCGCCCGCATTGCCCAGGAGCGTGAAGCCCGCGAACTGACCCGCGCCCAGGAGGCCGCGCGGGTGGCAGGGGCGGCAGCCGCTCAGGCGCAAACCGCGCTGCAGGCTGCCCAGCAGGCCGAGTCAGGAATTCCGGAACTTGAGGCCCGCGAGGGAGCGCTGCGCGAGGCCGAGGCCGACGCTGCCCGCCTGCGCCGGGCGGGAGGCACGCCGCAGACCACCCATCCAAGCCCGCTGCCGTGGGACGAGGACGCGCATTTCGCGGCCCGTGAGGCCGCCCAGAAGGCCGAACGCCTGCGGGTGGAACGCGTGCAGATTGAAACGGAGAAGACGGCGCTGGCTGCGGCCCGCGCCCGCCTCCAGGCCGAGGAGCAGACTCAGGCCCGCGAGGCTGCCGAACGTGACCGCGTCGAGCGGGAGGGCAGATCTGCCAAGGTGGACCTGGAAGCCGCGCAGCAGGCACTGGAGGCGGCCCGCCTGGAAGCCGGTCTCGCCTCGCACCGCGCACACCTGCATGCGGGAGACGACTGCCCCCTGTGTGGCCAGACGGTCCACCATCTTCCCAACGCCCCGGTCGTGAATCTCGGTGCCCTGGAAGACCGCGTGACAGCCCTGAACGCCACGCTTCAGGAGCGCCGCACCCGCTTCAGTGACCTGCGCTCACAGCTGGCCACCCGTCAGAAGTGGCTGGAGGAAAAGCGCCAGGAGAACGCCGACTGGGAAGCCCAGCTGCGCCAGCGCGAGACCGACCTTCACGGTGCAGAAGCCCTTCTTCCCGGTGACCCCCAGACCGAGGCCCTGCGCCTGCTTGCCGGGCTGGCGGCCCGTGTCCGGGAGGCTGGGAATGATCCGGCCGGGGCCCGCCGGACCCTGCTGGCCGAGATCCAGGGCCTGCGGACGCGGGTTCAGGCTGCCCAGAGTGCCCTGGCCCGTGCTCAGGGTGATGCTGCCGCGGCCAATGCCACGCTGGGCGCGGCGCAGTCGGGTGCCGCGCGCCGTGATGCCGATGCCCAGGAAGCACAGTCGGCGCTGCACGTGGCCCTGAGCAGCCTGAGGCTCAGTGCTGAGCAGGCCCGCCACGCCGGTCTGGAGGAGCGTGAGATCGTGGCTCTGGAGGAAGCTGCACGCACGCACACGGCCCAGATCGCGCAGTTGCAGGAAGCCCTGGCAGACCTGGACCGTCAGCTGGGCGCCGCACCCTACGACCCGGCCGAACTGACGCATGTGACGCGTGAACTGACCGCCACCGAGGCCGAGTTGCAAAACGCCCGTGAGCAGGCCGGCCGCCTGGCCGAGCAGGAACGCGCCCTGCACGAACGCCTGGAACGCAAGGCCGAGATCGAGATCCAGGCCGCCGAGGCGGGCCGCCACCTCGACACCTGGCAGACCCTGACCGGCACCCTGAAAGCCAACGAATTTCAGCAATATCTGCTGGCGGAAGTTGAAGCCCAGCTGCTGACCCGCGCCGGCATCCTGCTGCACGAGATCAGTGACGGGCGTTACCGGCTGGCCCTGGCCAGCGGCGAGTACGTGGTGCAGGACCTATGGAACGCCGGTGAGGTACGCGGCGTGAAGACCCTGTCGGGCGGGGAGACCTTCCTGGCCTCGCTGTCGCTGGCCATCGCGCTGTCGGACTATCTGGCCGGCAACAGGATTCTGGGCGCCCTGTTTCTGGATGAGGGCTTCGGCACGCTGGACCCGCAGGCGCTGGATGCAGTGGCCGGGGCTCTGGAAAACCTGCGCACCCAGGGCCGCATGGTGGGCGTGGTCACGCACGTTGAGAGCCTCTCCGAGCGTCTGCCCAGCCGCCTGCTGGTCACCAAGAGCGTGGCGGGCAGCAGCGTGCAGCGCCTGGAAGGGTAG